In a single window of the Rhinoraja longicauda isolate Sanriku21f chromosome 10, sRhiLon1.1, whole genome shotgun sequence genome:
- the asb2a.1 gene encoding ankyrin repeat and SOCS box protein 2, with product MATRVTASRDSGRTFGQEEYSLYSSLSEDELIQMAVEQSLAAAHTFSSQPPSPTVQAHPRGRAQAQVNRPAAHGSAAQPCPKNRASLTSAAPTANPPRTAYFRRYDGRLFPVSKPAVEPDPVAIAISNGDEESLKKMMQAGKKLSVPNLEGWTPLHDAVYYNKPGCVKLLLRAYPGTVDCRTLAEETALYLATARGYLECMHCLLEAGAECDITNKAKETALYKACENKSAEVVKLLVKFNANVNHRCNRGWTALHEAVVRNDLDIIEALITAGAKIESTNTYGVTPFFVASQSGQMEAARFLVKCGANINTQASDNASALYEASKNEHADIVEFLLSQNADANKGNKDGWLPLHIAAAKGNMDLVQLLIPVTSKVRVRRSGISPLHLAAQHNHVDVMEELMEAGYSISALLSPERSRLFEDKRTSILYFAVYNNNIDAIEILLKAGANPNVDLITPLLIAIRHGSIKIIQILLDYGANINAYIPTHPTSFPATIMFSMKYLSLLKLIMDYGGDGESCFKCDYGSCLHPEQVQRNPEREPEHKYPSVVQFCEIVSTARICRWAGPIIDVLLDYVGNVNLCSKLKEHLDSYEDWAPIKAKSELPRPLLHLCRIKIRKILGCERLRLIEMLPLPGRLRKYLNYDLTNELA from the exons ATGGCGACACGAGTCACTGCCAGCCGCGACTCGGGGCGGACATTCGGCCAGGAGGAGTACAGTCTGTACAGCAGCCTGAGCGAGGATGAGCTCATTCAGATGGCGGTGGAGCAGAGCCTGGCGGCGGCGCATACTTTCTCCAGCCAGCCCCCCAGCCCCACGGTGCAAGCTCACCCCAGAGGCCGAGCCCAGGCTCAAGTGAACCGGCCAgcagcacatggatctgcagccCAGCCGTGTCCCAAGAACAG GGCGTCTCTGACCAGTGCTGCTCCCACAGCGAACCCTCCGAGAACAGCCTACTTCAGAAGATACGACGGCAGGCTCTTCCCAGTCTCCAAGCCGGCAGT GGAGCCCGATCCTGTCGCCATTGCGATAAGTAACGGCGACGAAGAATCCTTGAAAAAAATGATGCAGGCGGGGAAGAAACTTTCCGTGCCAAATCTGGAAGGTTGGACACCCCTGCACGACGCTGTCTATTACAACAAGCCCGGCTGTGTGAAATTGCTGCTGAGAG CTTACCCTGGAACTGTGGACTGTCGGACACTGGCAGAGGAAACTGCTTTGTATTTAGCAACAGCCAGAGGATACCTGGAGTGTATGCATTGTCTGCTGGAAGCAGGAGCAGAATGTGACATCACTAATAAGGCCAAAGAAACCGCACTCTACAAAG CATGTGAAAATAAAAGCGCAGAGGTTGTGAAGCTTCTCGTAAAATTCAATGCCAATGTTAATCACCGCTGCAACCGCGGATGGACTGCACTCCACGAGGCCGTCGTACGAAATGATCTGGACATCATTGAAGCTCTTATCACTGCCGGCGCCAAGATCGAGTCCACAAACACTTACGGAGTCACTCCGTTCTTTGTTGCATCTCAGAGTGGACAAATGGAGGCTGCACGTTTTCTTGTAAAGTGTG GTGCCAACATCAACACCCAGGCCAGTGATAATGCCTCAGCATTATATGAAGCCAGTAAAAATGAGCATGCAGACATTGTGGAGTTCCTCTTGTCACAAAACGCTGATGCAAACAAGGGAAACAAGGATGGCTGGCTGCCCCTTCACATCGCAGCTGCAAAAGGCAACATGGA CCTAGTTCAGTTATTGATTCCAGTTACCAGTAAGGTCCGCGTGAGACGCAGTGGGATTAGTCCTCTTCATCTTGCTGCTCAGCATAACCACGTGGATGTTATGGAAGAGCTAATGGAAGCCGGCTACAGCATCAGTGCTCTCCTATCACCTGAAAGATCCCGACTTTTTGAAGATAAGCGTACTTCTATTTTGTACTTTGCTGTTTACAACAACAATATAGATGCAATAGAAATACTGCTGAAGGCCGGAGCAAATCCCAATGTGGATTTGATAACCCCCCTCCTCATTGCTATCCGACATGGCTCCATCAAAATTATCCAGATCCTCCTGGACTATGGGGCTAACATCAATGCTTATATTCCCACACACCCCACTTCCTTCCCGGCAACAATTATGTTTTCTATGAAGTACCTCAGTTTGCTAAAGTTAATCATGGACTATGGTGGTGACGGAGAATCGTGCTTTAAGTGTGACTACGGCAGCTGTCTACATCCAGAGCAAGTGCAGAGAAACCCTGAAAGAGAGCCAGAGCATAAATATCCGAGTGTTGTCCAA TTTTGCGAGATTGTGTCTACAGCTAGAATCTGCAGATGGGCTGGGCCAATTATTGATGTGCTACTTGACTATGTTGGTAATGTAAATCTCTGCAGTAAATTGAAGGAACATCTGGATAGTTATGAAGACTGGGCACCTATCAAAGCCAAATCAG AACTTCCAAGACCTCTTCTTCATCTTTGTAGAATTAAAATTCGAAAGATTTTGGGCTGTGAGAGACTAAGACTTATCGAAATGCTGCCTCTCCCTGGCAGGCTGAGAAAATACTTGAACTACGACCTTACAAACGAGTTGGCATAG